AGTTGCGGTAAAGACATGCGTTATCCTGTCAGTCAAAGCGCCACCAGAACCGCGTAAGCGTTTATTTCACCAACGCAATCAGTTCCTTGAGCAAACGTTCCGGCTGCTCGCCGCTGAGTTCAGCGTCAACCGGCAGATACCACCAGTTTTCTTTCGCGAAGGCACGGCATTTCACCGCATCTTTTTCGGTCATGATCAGCGACTGCCCGGGTACGGTCAGGGCGTCGACCTGCCCTTCCACCAGCGCCTGGTGGTCGGCCAGCGGAACGCGTTTTTCCAGCCGGGCACCGCACTGTTCCAGCGTCGCGAAGAAGCGCGGCGGATGTCCAATCCCCGCCATCGCCACCGGTGAAGGCAGCTCAGCAACCGACCGGCGTTCACCCGTCACCAGGTTGATCGCCAGGCCCGGCTGCAGGTACATCGGGATTTCACCCGCTTTTGCCTCACCACCGTTCACAATCACCGCATCAACGGACTTAAGACGCGAAGCGCGTTCGCGCATAGGGCCGGCCGGCAGCCACCAGCCGTTACCGAAGCGGCGAACCCCGTCGATGACCACAATCTCTTTATCACGCGCCAGGGCGTAATGCTGCAGGCCATCGTCAGTGATAATAATTTGTACCGCGTGTTCGGCAAGCAGTGCCTGAACGGCGTCGCTGCGCACCGGGGAGACCGCAACCGGCGCGCCGGTGCGCTGGAAAATCAATACCGGCTCATCACCCGCTTCGGCAGTCGTGGTTTCCGCCGTCAGCAGCAGCGGATAACGCGCCGCTTTACCACCATATCCGCGCGATACCACCCCCGGGCGGATACCGCGTTTTTGCAATTGCTCCACCAGCCAGATCACCACCGGCGTTTTACCGTTGCCGCCCGCCGTAAGATTACCAACCACCACCACCGGAACCGGCGCGCGCCAGGCACGCTTCAGCCCGAGACGGTAAAGCAGACGAATTGTGCCGCTCACCAGGCCGTATAGCCAGGAGAGCGGCAAAAGCAGCAGCCACAGCGGAGATTCACCGGACCAGATGCGTGCAATCATTCGCCAAACTGCATCTTATGAAGCTGGGCGTAAACGCCGCGGTGTTCCAGCAAATCAGCATGGCTTCCGCGTTCAACAATGATACCGTCCTCAACCACGACGATTTCGTCAGCCTGCTCGATAGTCGACAGACGGTGCGCAATCACCAGCGAGGTACGGTTCTTTTGCAGCTCATCCAGCGCAGACTGAATAGCGCGTTCAGATTCCGTATCCAGCGCGGAGGTCGCTTCGTCCAGAATCAGAATTGGGCTGTCGCGCAGCAGCGCACGCGCAATGGCGATACGCTGACGCTGACCGCCGGAGAGCAGTACCCCGTTCTCACCGATTATCGTATCCAGGCCGTTATCCATCTTGTTGATAAAGTCCATTGCGTAGGCCATACGCGCGGCGTTCTCAATCTGCTCACGGCTGTATTCATCCGTGCGCGCATACGCAATGTTGTTAGCCACAGTATCGTTGAACAGGTGCACGTTCTGGGAAACCAGCGCCACCTGGTTACGCAGCGACTGCAGGGTATACTCCCGCAGATCATGACCGTCCAGGAGGATCTCACCTTCGTTAATATCGTAGAAACGGGTGATCAGGCTGGCAATGGTCGATTTACCCGAGCCGGAACGGCCTACCAGCGCCACGGTTTTACCCGCCGGAATGGACAGGTTGATATTACGCAGCGCCGGCGTTTCACGTCCAGGATAGGCGAAAGTGACATTGCGGAATTCAACGTCACCACGGGCGCGCTCAATCTCGCGAGTACCTTCATCTTTTTCCTGTTCGGAATCCAGAATACTGAACAGCGTCTGACAGGCGGCCATCCCGCGCTGGAACTGGGCGTTCACGTTCGTCAGGGATTTCAGCGGACGCATCAGGGCGATCATTGAGGAGAAGACCACGGTGATAGTACCCGCCGTCAGCGTCTCCATCACGCTTGGGAAGCTTGCGGCATACAGGACGAATGCCAGCGCCAGTGACGCAATCAGCTGAATAATCGGGTCAGAGATGGAAGAGGCCGAGACCATTTTCATCCCCTGCAGACGCATTTTATTGCTGACTTTATCGAAGCGTTTGGTTTCGACGTCCTGACCGCCAAAAATCAGAACTTCTTTATGCCCTTTCAGCATCTGTTCCGCGCTGGTCGTCACCTGCCCCATCGTGTTCTGCATATTCTTACTGATATTGCGGAAGCGCTTTGAGACGACGCGGATAGCAATAGAAACTATCGGCGCCAGAACGATAAGGATGATCGACAGCTGCCAGCTGTAATAGAACATCATCGCGAAGAGGCCGATGATTGACGCACCCTCACGCACAACGGTGATCAGCGCGCTTGAGGACGAGGAGGCAACCTGCTCTGAGTCGTAAGTAATACGGGACAGCAGCGTCCCGGTAGACTGCTTGTCAAAGAACGAGACCGGCATGCCCATCATGTGGCTGAACAGGCGACGGCGCATGGTCATCACCACTTTCCCTGATACCCAGGAAATACAGTAGCTGGAGATATAGCTGGTGATGCCGCGTAAGATCATCAGTCCGATAACCACCAGAGGCATCCATAGCAACACTGAGCGATCCGTTTTACCAAAACCGTCGTCCAGTAACGGTTTGAGAAGCGATAGCATAAAAGTATCGCTGGCTGCGTTGAGGATTAACGCTACTCCCGCCACGATCAGGCCTGTTTTAAAGGGCGCAATCATCGGCCAGAGTCGGCGGAAGGTTTGCCACGTGGAGAGATCTTTGTCGTTATGCATTCAAAAAACCAGCATTCGTTGAAATAGCCGCATATTCTACCCGTTATCGACGGGCTCGCCAAACCACTGATGATACCAAACGGGTAAAAATTGCTCTCGCAAGCGCCGGATTTGCCAGTGATGTTGCGAGAATGTCACCGATATTTGTCCAGAATGAGGGGTATCGTGCCAGATATACCCCTCTTTTCGATAACGTCGAACAACTTTTGCCGACGGGAATCGCCATGCGTTATAGCGGGCCGCTGAATCCAGGGCGATCTGACCTTCCACCCGCTGTACCAGCGGCAATGACGACGAAGTATTGCTGCCATGATGGGGCACCTGTATAAGCGTAGACGTCAGATAACGCCAGTAATGGCTAAGCATAGCCTGTTCCGCTTGCGCTTCAATGTCCCCTGTTAGCAGAACGCTCTGCTCACCGTCGTCCACCTTGACCACGCAGGAATGGTTATTTCCCTGAGCCGGGTAATTTTCGGGGGGCCAGTGGACGGTGAAGGAGAGTCCCTGCCATTTCCATCTCTGCCCGCGAAAACAGGGGCGATGTCTCGCCTGGCGCAATGGGCTTCTTACCCACGCGTCAGGCCACGCTTTTTGCAACGATGCGAGTCCTCCCGCATGGTCGAGGTGCTCATGACTGAGAATAACGCCTTCAGGCCGCAGGTGATGCCAGCGAAGCCACGGGATAATCAACCGCTGCGCGCTATCCCCGCCCGGCCAGGCGAGCCCGGTATCATAGAGAATGGCTTTCCCCTGCCGTTCAATGACCATCGCCAGCCCCTGACCCACATCCAGCATATGCAGCGTCCAGCTCTCGCTTTTTTCCGTTCGCCACAGAGGAAATGTCAGTAAGGCACTTCCTGCAAGACAAACGGCTGGAAGGGTTTTCCAGGCACGAAAGCGCCAGCCAATGATGATAAGCCAGGGCAGTAGCGTCATGTACTCCCAGCGTTGATCGACACTCTGCCAGCCGTCAGGCAAGCGCATGAGGAGCCAGAACAGCCCCGCAAGTGACTTATCGGCTGCGAACCAGACAATGCTTTCAGGTGCCGCCAGCGGCAGCAGATGAAGCAGCATACCGAGCAGGATCAGCGGCACGGAGACAAACGTCACCAGGGGAACGGCAAAGAGATTCGCGACCAGAGAAGAAATGCTGAAGCCGTGGAAAATCAGAACCTGTAACGGCATCAGCAGCATCAGCATGCCCACCTGCAGATAGATCAGGTTCAGCAGCGGCCGTATACATCGTGCCCTGCGCCAGCCAGGAAGAGGCAGCCACTGAAACCAGAAAATCAGCGCGGCGACGGCAAATGCAGATAAGAGCAGACTCTGCGAGAGTATGGCTAAGGGATCGCTTATCAGGATCGCCGCGATACAGCAGACCCACACCTGCCAGGGAGACCATTGTCGGGCAGCGATCCGCAACATTGCAAGCACAGCAAGCGCGATGACCGTTCGTAGCGCAGGCGGTTGAAGACCGGTAAGCCAGGCGTAGAAAGCGGCAAAGCATAACCCGGCCAGAAGAGGCATTTGCCAGTGGATACGGTGGCTGGGTAATAAAAACTGTAGCCCACGTGCGAGTAACCAGGCGAGGGATGCCGCCAGCGCGATATGCAGTCCCGAAATCGCCATCAGATGCAGCGTCCCGGTTTCGCGCATCAGGTCTTGTATTTCCCGGGGCATATCCAGACGTTCACCCATTCCCAGTCCGAGGATAACCGCCCCCCATCGGTAAGCAGAAAGGCGGTTTTGCAGTGACATGAGATATTGCGCTCGCAGGCTGCAGCGTCCATCAACGAGTTCCGCACGGGTGAAGC
This region of Enterobacter asburiae genomic DNA includes:
- the lpxK gene encoding tetraacyldisaccharide 4'-kinase — its product is MIARIWSGESPLWLLLLPLSWLYGLVSGTIRLLYRLGLKRAWRAPVPVVVVGNLTAGGNGKTPVVIWLVEQLQKRGIRPGVVSRGYGGKAARYPLLLTAETTTAEAGDEPVLIFQRTGAPVAVSPVRSDAVQALLAEHAVQIIITDDGLQHYALARDKEIVVIDGVRRFGNGWWLPAGPMRERASRLKSVDAVIVNGGEAKAGEIPMYLQPGLAINLVTGERRSVAELPSPVAMAGIGHPPRFFATLEQCGARLEKRVPLADHQALVEGQVDALTVPGQSLIMTEKDAVKCRAFAKENWWYLPVDAELSGEQPERLLKELIALVK
- the msbA gene encoding lipid A ABC transporter ATP-binding protein/permease MsbA: MHNDKDLSTWQTFRRLWPMIAPFKTGLIVAGVALILNAASDTFMLSLLKPLLDDGFGKTDRSVLLWMPLVVIGLMILRGITSYISSYCISWVSGKVVMTMRRRLFSHMMGMPVSFFDKQSTGTLLSRITYDSEQVASSSSSALITVVREGASIIGLFAMMFYYSWQLSIILIVLAPIVSIAIRVVSKRFRNISKNMQNTMGQVTTSAEQMLKGHKEVLIFGGQDVETKRFDKVSNKMRLQGMKMVSASSISDPIIQLIASLALAFVLYAASFPSVMETLTAGTITVVFSSMIALMRPLKSLTNVNAQFQRGMAACQTLFSILDSEQEKDEGTREIERARGDVEFRNVTFAYPGRETPALRNINLSIPAGKTVALVGRSGSGKSTIASLITRFYDINEGEILLDGHDLREYTLQSLRNQVALVSQNVHLFNDTVANNIAYARTDEYSREQIENAARMAYAMDFINKMDNGLDTIIGENGVLLSGGQRQRIAIARALLRDSPILILDEATSALDTESERAIQSALDELQKNRTSLVIAHRLSTIEQADEIVVVEDGIIVERGSHADLLEHRGVYAQLHKMQFGE
- a CDS encoding ComEC family protein, yielding MGIPALSICAILAIAPLLWLPELPSRHTVWIMIVGGIVLAARRNVRLKYAGITLLCCVWGILAAKESVWPMQHLTTGAVQAEVAIAATDGATQHQGNILSVDGKRWWASTGITLYGNYLPQKACAGQRWTMTLRLRPAHGELNDGGYDSQRSAFARHQTLSGRFTRAELVDGRCSLRAQYLMSLQNRLSAYRWGAVILGLGMGERLDMPREIQDLMRETGTLHLMAISGLHIALAASLAWLLARGLQFLLPSHRIHWQMPLLAGLCFAAFYAWLTGLQPPALRTVIALAVLAMLRIAARQWSPWQVWVCCIAAILISDPLAILSQSLLLSAFAVAALIFWFQWLPLPGWRRARCIRPLLNLIYLQVGMLMLLMPLQVLIFHGFSISSLVANLFAVPLVTFVSVPLILLGMLLHLLPLAAPESIVWFAADKSLAGLFWLLMRLPDGWQSVDQRWEYMTLLPWLIIIGWRFRAWKTLPAVCLAGSALLTFPLWRTEKSESWTLHMLDVGQGLAMVIERQGKAILYDTGLAWPGGDSAQRLIIPWLRWHHLRPEGVILSHEHLDHAGGLASLQKAWPDAWVRSPLRQARHRPCFRGQRWKWQGLSFTVHWPPENYPAQGNNHSCVVKVDDGEQSVLLTGDIEAQAEQAMLSHYWRYLTSTLIQVPHHGSNTSSSLPLVQRVEGQIALDSAARYNAWRFPSAKVVRRYRKEGYIWHDTPHSGQISVTFSQHHWQIRRLREQFLPVWYHQWFGEPVDNG